In a single window of the Caldilineales bacterium genome:
- a CDS encoding ABC transporter ATP-binding protein encodes MEALIETTHLTKIYGSGETAVRALDDVTVSARTGEFVAIMGPSGCGKSTLLNLLGALDLPTSGEVRVAGENLARLKDVDRFRARTVGFVFQLHNLIPTLTAIENVETPMVGQGDDGRKRRERAAHLLDLVGLGERLQATPSQLSGGQRQRVAVARALANSPAILLADEPTGSLDSQSGEEILALLDELNRAQGVTIVVVTHDRRVAQSTRRILRMRDGRIVDDHLLSDPYEEDLRTLAASRLGQALLGGNHLQAGLQAGYLDEEEQAVLAQILGKINKA; translated from the coding sequence ATGGAAGCATTGATTGAAACCACTCATCTGACCAAAATCTACGGCAGCGGCGAGACGGCCGTGCGGGCGCTGGACGATGTGACCGTTTCGGCCCGGACGGGCGAATTCGTGGCCATCATGGGGCCGAGCGGCTGCGGCAAGAGCACGCTCCTCAACCTGCTGGGGGCGCTCGACCTGCCCACTTCGGGTGAAGTGCGGGTCGCGGGCGAGAACCTGGCCCGGCTGAAGGACGTCGATCGTTTCCGGGCGCGCACCGTCGGCTTCGTCTTCCAACTGCACAACCTCATCCCCACCCTCACCGCCATCGAAAACGTGGAAACGCCGATGGTGGGACAGGGGGACGATGGCCGCAAGCGCAGAGAGCGGGCCGCCCATCTCCTGGATTTGGTGGGGTTGGGTGAGCGGCTGCAGGCGACCCCCAGCCAATTGTCGGGCGGACAACGCCAGCGTGTGGCTGTGGCCCGCGCCCTGGCCAACTCCCCCGCCATCCTCCTGGCCGACGAACCCACCGGCAGCCTGGACAGCCAGAGTGGCGAGGAGATCCTGGCCCTGCTCGACGAACTCAACCGCGCTCAGGGGGTCACGATCGTCGTCGTCACCCATGACCGCCGCGTGGCCCAGTCGACGCGGCGGATTCTGCGAATGCGCGATGGTCGCATTGTCGATGACCATTTACTCAGCGACCCTTACGAGGAAGACCTGCGCACGCTGGCTGCCAGCCGCTTGGGCCAGGCGCTGCTGGGAGGCAACCATCTGCAAGCCGGCCTGCAAGCCGGCTACCTGGATGAGGAAGAGCAGGCTGTACTCGCCCAGATTCTGGGCAAAATCAACAAAGCCTGA
- a CDS encoding efflux RND transporter periplasmic adaptor subunit has translation MRRTFLVAVLALLAVVAGWLAYQRFTAPAATPAAEAPLDTEAAAEDTVIWASGRLTPVRWASLSPAAGGKVARVQVEAGDQVEEGALLVELADELAQSQVETAQAALAEAEAAREKLLEGATEAELAAAQADVAAAEAGVALAQAGVQQANESVAAAQAQLAIAQAQYNELASHPTPAERIAAQKQIDLAAATLQQAQSAYDAIRGDPHAGAMPQAAALQQATIAFEAAKAASEAILQGATPQQRAVARAQIAAAQHQVAMAQARLPEAQAGVSSAQAQLARAQAGLKARQDGATAADKAMANARVRQAQAALGAAQAQLQQMQIVAPFAGQVGSVMARPGEMAVPGSPLILLGDTSQMQVETTDLRETDVAHVQEGMRVEVSFDALPGRTFEGTILRIAPISTTEKGSTDFTLTVAVTDLDPALRWGMTALVNIEPER, from the coding sequence ATGAGAAGAACCTTCCTTGTCGCCGTACTCGCCTTGCTCGCCGTCGTGGCGGGATGGTTGGCCTACCAGCGCTTCACCGCCCCCGCCGCCACGCCCGCCGCCGAAGCGCCTCTCGACACGGAGGCGGCGGCAGAAGACACTGTGATCTGGGCCTCCGGCCGGCTGACCCCTGTCCGCTGGGCCTCGCTCAGCCCGGCGGCGGGCGGAAAGGTGGCCAGGGTGCAGGTCGAGGCGGGCGATCAGGTCGAGGAAGGCGCCTTGCTGGTCGAACTGGCGGACGAGTTGGCGCAAAGCCAGGTGGAGACGGCGCAGGCTGCCCTGGCCGAGGCCGAAGCCGCCCGCGAGAAGTTGCTTGAAGGAGCAACCGAGGCGGAATTAGCGGCGGCCCAGGCCGATGTGGCCGCGGCCGAGGCGGGCGTGGCGCTGGCCCAGGCTGGAGTCCAGCAGGCCAATGAGTCGGTGGCAGCGGCGCAGGCCCAACTTGCCATCGCTCAGGCCCAATACAACGAGCTGGCCAGCCATCCCACGCCAGCCGAACGGATCGCAGCGCAGAAGCAGATCGACCTGGCGGCTGCGACCCTCCAGCAGGCCCAAAGCGCCTATGACGCCATCCGCGGCGACCCCCACGCCGGGGCCATGCCGCAGGCAGCGGCCTTGCAGCAGGCCACCATCGCTTTTGAGGCCGCCAAAGCCGCCAGCGAAGCCATCCTCCAGGGCGCAACTCCCCAGCAGAGGGCCGTCGCTCGCGCCCAGATCGCCGCTGCCCAACACCAGGTGGCCATGGCGCAAGCACGTCTGCCAGAGGCTCAGGCAGGCGTGAGCAGCGCCCAAGCCCAGCTGGCCCGCGCCCAGGCCGGGCTGAAGGCGCGGCAAGATGGCGCCACGGCTGCCGACAAGGCCATGGCCAATGCACGCGTGCGGCAGGCGCAAGCCGCCCTCGGCGCAGCCCAGGCCCAGTTGCAGCAGATGCAGATCGTGGCCCCGTTCGCCGGACAGGTGGGCAGTGTGATGGCCAGGCCGGGCGAGATGGCTGTTCCGGGGTCGCCTCTGATCCTGCTGGGCGACACCAGCCAGATGCAGGTGGAGACCACCGACCTGCGCGAGACGGATGTCGCCCATGTGCAGGAGGGGATGCGGGTGGAGGTGAGCTTCGACGCTCTGCCAGGCCGCACCTTCGAGGGGACGATCCTCCGCATTGCGCCCATCAGCACCACCGAAAAGGGCAGCACCGATTTCACCCTCACCGTCGCCGTCACCGACCTCGACCCGGCCCTGCGCTGGGGGATGACGGCTCTCGTCAATATCGAGCCGGAGAGGTGA
- a CDS encoding ABC transporter permease has translation MSMIIKNLWRRRLRSLLTMLGIAAGVAAVVGLNAMAAGLSQNYTTAVGMSDDLLVSQANAIDVAYSSLDEQLGQRIAAVPGVTAVEPGVYGWISTPELPFLLIFGYEPGASALNHYRLVEGKPLAGARQILLGRRAAESLDKKAGETVRLNAIPYQVVGVYETGQGMEESGGVVSLVEAQDITQKERNVSLFQVGVSRGVDLETVKSRIAALDKDLSVATASDREANAQWSGMMGGFAWGLSAIAILIGGLGMMNAMVMTVLERTREIGVLRALGWRRGRVVGLILGEALALSLLGGLLGLGLGVLFGQAIARIPGFGAMLEGSYSPKIFVQGMVTAVCLGLLGGLYPAWTAANLLPVEALRYEGGGAGEAKGVLAGVGSQSFRNLWRRRNRTLISATGIGIGVATLIMLGGLIDGVTEQMNSLAGSAGAGNITIMQRDVADLSLSSLDERMVSQIAAMPGVRSVSPMVLGFVMTPDLPLFMVGGIDPNSAAMRHYKIKEGRSIRRPHEILLGTLAAKTYKLKVGEAMTLYDNRYQIVGLVETGVAWEDGSGMLALREAERLFNRPRNVSFIFVDVADPRQAEAVVKAIERRFPDAQASLSSQFAQNTDDMARGSEMMNGIGLLALLVGGIVVANTMMMSIYERTREIGALRAMGWRRSRILGQIVEESLLLCLLAALLGSLIGVVFMQALAQAPILSTYMQPLWQPATFIQAVILTLVVGLLAGAYPAWRASRLLPVEALRYE, from the coding sequence ATGTCGATGATCATCAAGAATCTCTGGCGGCGACGGCTGCGCAGCCTGCTGACGATGTTGGGCATTGCCGCTGGTGTGGCAGCCGTGGTCGGGCTGAATGCGATGGCTGCCGGCCTCAGCCAGAACTACACCACCGCCGTCGGCATGAGTGATGATCTGTTGGTCTCGCAGGCCAATGCCATCGATGTCGCCTACAGCAGTCTGGATGAGCAGTTGGGCCAACGCATCGCCGCCGTGCCTGGCGTGACCGCGGTCGAGCCGGGCGTCTACGGATGGATCAGCACGCCTGAATTGCCGTTCCTGCTCATTTTTGGCTATGAACCGGGCGCGTCGGCGCTGAACCACTATCGGCTGGTGGAAGGCAAACCGCTGGCAGGGGCCAGGCAAATCCTGCTGGGGCGGCGGGCAGCGGAAAGCCTGGACAAGAAAGCCGGCGAGACGGTCCGGCTCAACGCCATCCCGTATCAGGTGGTAGGGGTTTACGAGACCGGCCAGGGGATGGAGGAATCGGGTGGGGTGGTATCGCTGGTCGAAGCCCAGGACATCACCCAGAAAGAGCGAAACGTCAGTTTGTTTCAGGTGGGCGTGAGCCGCGGCGTCGATCTGGAGACGGTGAAAAGCCGTATCGCCGCCCTCGACAAAGATCTGAGTGTGGCCACAGCCAGCGACCGCGAAGCCAACGCCCAGTGGAGCGGGATGATGGGGGGCTTTGCCTGGGGTCTCTCGGCCATTGCCATCCTCATCGGCGGTCTGGGTATGATGAACGCGATGGTGATGACGGTGTTGGAGAGAACGCGCGAGATCGGTGTGCTGCGGGCATTGGGTTGGCGGCGGGGTCGCGTGGTGGGTCTGATCCTGGGCGAGGCGCTGGCGCTTAGCCTGCTGGGGGGATTGCTCGGCCTGGGTCTGGGAGTTCTCTTCGGCCAGGCCATCGCCCGCATCCCCGGCTTCGGCGCCATGCTCGAAGGCAGCTACTCGCCCAAGATCTTCGTCCAGGGCATGGTCACGGCCGTTTGCCTGGGGTTGTTGGGCGGGTTGTACCCAGCCTGGACGGCCGCCAATCTGTTGCCAGTCGAGGCGCTGCGCTACGAAGGCGGCGGCGCCGGCGAGGCGAAGGGCGTTCTCGCTGGCGTGGGCAGCCAGAGTTTTCGCAATCTGTGGCGGCGGCGCAACCGCACCCTGATCTCGGCCACCGGCATCGGCATCGGCGTGGCCACGTTGATCATGTTGGGTGGGCTGATCGACGGCGTGACCGAGCAGATGAACAGCCTGGCCGGCAGCGCCGGCGCCGGCAATATCACGATCATGCAGCGCGATGTGGCCGACCTCAGCCTCAGCAGCCTCGATGAGCGCATGGTCTCGCAGATTGCGGCCATGCCGGGGGTGCGGTCGGTCAGCCCGATGGTGCTGGGCTTCGTGATGACGCCCGACCTGCCGCTGTTCATGGTCGGCGGCATCGACCCGAACAGCGCCGCCATGCGGCACTACAAGATCAAAGAGGGGCGGAGCATCCGGCGTCCGCACGAAATCCTTTTGGGGACACTGGCCGCCAAGACTTATAAGCTGAAGGTGGGCGAGGCGATGACGCTCTACGACAATCGCTATCAGATCGTCGGGCTGGTGGAGACGGGCGTGGCCTGGGAGGATGGCAGCGGGATGCTGGCCTTGCGCGAGGCCGAGCGTTTGTTCAATCGCCCGCGCAATGTCAGTTTCATCTTCGTCGATGTCGCCGACCCCAGGCAGGCCGAAGCGGTGGTCAAGGCCATCGAGCGCCGCTTCCCCGACGCCCAAGCCAGCCTGAGCAGCCAGTTTGCGCAGAACACAGACGACATGGCCCGCGGCAGCGAGATGATGAATGGCATCGGCCTGCTCGCCCTGCTGGTGGGCGGCATCGTCGTCGCCAACACGATGATGATGTCGATCTACGAGCGCACGCGCGAGATTGGAGCGCTGCGGGCGATGGGCTGGCGTCGCAGCCGCATTCTGGGACAGATCGTCGAGGAGAGCCTGCTGCTGTGTTTGCTGGCGGCTTTACTCGGCTCGTTGATCGGCGTCGTCTTCATGCAGGCGCTGGCTCAGGCGCCGATTCTGAGCACGTACATGCAGCCTTTGTGGCAGCCGGCTACGTTCATCCAGGCCGTGATCCTGACGCTGGTCGTCGGTCTGCTCGCCGGCGCCTATCCAGCCTGGCGCGCCAGCCGTTTGCTGCCGGTCGAGGCGCTGCGTTATGAATGA